In a genomic window of Arachnia rubra:
- a CDS encoding lysophospholipid acyltransferase family protein — MEPEKLPWRRPLRQANHEPAPRAYRFLARLVHLFLGVLVRRTWQGQDNIPVGGALVVSNHLSNFDVPATGEFLIWSGRWPRYLGKSEIWKVPVVGWFARECRQIPVVRHSEQAKDSLVHARAALEAGECVAIFPEGTITADPDGWPMTGRLGAARLALTTGAPVIPVCQVGTDALLGRKKLEFRRLFSMRRRPVAVQAGPPVDLSAFPVGDDPSREDVERATIVIMDAMTEVVAQLRGEPAPEGRWDMRAGGRVPQ, encoded by the coding sequence GTGGAACCTGAGAAACTTCCCTGGCGGCGTCCTCTGCGCCAGGCGAACCATGAGCCAGCGCCCCGCGCCTATCGTTTTCTAGCCCGGCTGGTCCATCTATTCCTAGGAGTGCTTGTCCGGCGGACCTGGCAGGGGCAGGACAACATCCCGGTTGGGGGAGCGCTGGTGGTTTCCAACCACTTGTCGAACTTCGATGTACCTGCCACAGGGGAGTTTTTGATCTGGTCTGGGCGATGGCCCCGGTACCTGGGCAAATCTGAGATCTGGAAGGTCCCTGTGGTCGGCTGGTTCGCTCGTGAATGCCGTCAGATCCCGGTGGTGCGCCACTCTGAGCAGGCCAAGGACTCACTTGTGCATGCCCGCGCCGCGCTGGAGGCGGGAGAGTGTGTCGCCATCTTCCCCGAGGGAACCATCACCGCCGATCCCGATGGCTGGCCCATGACCGGCCGCTTGGGAGCGGCCCGCCTGGCGCTCACCACGGGAGCCCCGGTGATCCCGGTGTGTCAGGTGGGTACCGATGCCCTTCTCGGCCGGAAGAAGCTCGAATTCCGGAGGCTATTCTCGATGCGTAGGCGCCCTGTCGCGGTGCAGGCAGGCCCGCCTGTCGACCTGAGTGCTTTCCCAGTAGGGGATGACCCCTCCCGAGAGGATGTGGAACGCGCCACCATCGTCATCATGGACGCCATGACCGAGGTGGTCGCCCAGCTCAGGGGAGAACCTGCCCCAGAAGGGCGCTGGGACATGCGGGCTGGAGGTCGGGTTCCCCAGTGA
- the leuD gene encoding 3-isopropylmalate dehydratase small subunit: MDAFSNHTGIAVPLRRSNIDTDQIIPAVYLKRITRTGFEDGLFAGWRGDPEFVLNREPFNGGTILVPGPDFGTGSSREHAVWALQNYGFKVIIGTRFGDIFRSNSGKAGLLVALVSEEDRDRLWEAIDDRPGELTTVDLPSQVITRGDLAIRFEIDEYTKHRLLNGLDDISMTLQHADEIEAYELRRPGFKPKTLPVRTADTVS; the protein is encoded by the coding sequence ATGGACGCCTTCTCCAACCACACCGGGATCGCTGTCCCGCTCCGGCGCAGCAACATCGACACTGATCAGATCATTCCCGCTGTCTACCTGAAACGCATCACCCGCACTGGGTTTGAGGACGGACTGTTTGCGGGCTGGCGAGGTGACCCCGAGTTCGTCTTGAACCGTGAGCCCTTCAACGGCGGCACCATCCTGGTCCCTGGTCCCGACTTCGGGACTGGGTCCTCGCGTGAGCACGCTGTCTGGGCACTGCAGAACTATGGTTTCAAAGTGATCATTGGCACCCGTTTCGGGGACATCTTCCGCTCCAACTCTGGCAAGGCAGGGTTGCTGGTCGCACTCGTCAGCGAGGAGGACCGGGACCGGCTCTGGGAGGCGATTGACGATCGTCCCGGCGAGCTGACGACGGTGGACCTGCCCTCCCAGGTCATCACCCGGGGAGATCTTGCGATCAGGTTTGAGATCGATGAATACACCAAGCATCGTCTCCTCAACGGATTGGATGACATCTCCATGACCCTGCAGCACGCTGACGAGATCGAGGCCTACGAGTTACGCCGCCCGGGGTTCAAGCCCAAGACGCTTCCGGTGCGCACCGCCGACACTGTGTCCTGA
- the leuC gene encoding 3-isopropylmalate dehydratase large subunit, whose product MGKTLAEKVWDAHVVRSVDDEPDLLYIDLHLVHEVTSPQAFEGLRMNGRKVRRPDLTLATEDHNTPTLNILSPIADPVSRTQVETLRRNAAEFGVRIHSLGDRDQGVVHIIGPQLGVTQPGMTIVCGDSHTSTHGAFGALAFGIGTSEVEHVLATQTLPQKKPKMMAVNINGTLSPGVTAKDVVLALIAKVGTGGGQGHIVEYRGSTIEQLSMEGRMTICNMSIEWGAKAGMIAPDETTFAYLKDRPHAPVGDDWEAAVEYWKTLRSDPDAYFDAQVDIDATQITPFVTWGTNPGHGVPLGGVVPAPEDFESEVEQATARRALEYMNLVPGTPMRDIAVDTIFIGSCTNGRIEDLRLAASVLQGHKIAEGVRMLVVPGSARVRLQAEIEGLDKVFLASGAEWRAAGCSMCLGMNPDQLSPGERSASTSNRNFEGRQGKGGRTHLVSPAVAAATAITGRLTSPADLIGV is encoded by the coding sequence ATGGGGAAGACCCTGGCCGAGAAGGTTTGGGATGCGCACGTTGTGCGTTCTGTCGATGACGAACCCGATCTTCTCTACATCGACCTGCACCTGGTGCATGAGGTCACTAGCCCACAGGCCTTCGAGGGCCTGCGGATGAACGGTCGTAAAGTGCGTCGCCCGGACCTGACCCTGGCGACCGAGGATCACAACACCCCCACGCTGAACATCCTCTCTCCGATCGCGGATCCCGTCTCGCGTACCCAGGTGGAGACCCTGCGCCGGAATGCAGCCGAATTCGGTGTGCGCATCCATTCGCTGGGGGACCGTGACCAGGGTGTGGTGCACATCATCGGGCCCCAGCTGGGAGTGACACAGCCCGGCATGACCATTGTCTGCGGAGACTCCCACACATCGACCCACGGTGCTTTTGGCGCACTGGCCTTTGGAATCGGCACTTCTGAGGTGGAACATGTTCTCGCTACCCAGACCCTGCCGCAGAAGAAACCGAAGATGATGGCCGTCAACATCAATGGCACCCTGTCACCCGGGGTGACTGCCAAGGACGTCGTCTTGGCCTTGATCGCCAAAGTCGGTACGGGTGGGGGACAGGGACACATCGTCGAGTATCGGGGCAGCACCATCGAGCAGCTCTCGATGGAGGGTCGCATGACCATCTGCAACATGTCCATCGAGTGGGGTGCGAAAGCCGGCATGATTGCTCCCGACGAGACCACCTTCGCCTACTTGAAGGACCGTCCGCACGCTCCGGTAGGCGATGACTGGGAAGCTGCCGTCGAGTACTGGAAGACTTTGCGCTCAGATCCCGACGCATATTTCGACGCGCAGGTCGATATCGACGCGACCCAGATCACCCCCTTCGTCACCTGGGGAACCAACCCCGGCCACGGTGTCCCCCTGGGCGGTGTGGTGCCGGCCCCCGAGGACTTCGAGTCAGAGGTGGAGCAGGCCACGGCTCGCCGGGCGCTCGAATATATGAACCTGGTTCCTGGGACCCCGATGCGGGATATCGCTGTGGACACCATCTTCATTGGCTCCTGCACCAATGGGCGCATTGAGGATCTGCGGCTGGCTGCCTCCGTGCTTCAAGGCCACAAGATAGCCGAGGGGGTACGCATGCTGGTGGTTCCCGGGTCGGCCCGGGTGCGTCTCCAGGCGGAGATCGAGGGGCTGGACAAGGTGTTCCTCGCATCAGGGGCGGAATGGCGGGCGGCTGGGTGCTCGATGTGCCTGGGGATGAATCCCGACCAGCTTTCTCCAGGAGAGCGTTCCGCCTCCACCTCCAACCGCAACTTCGAGGGCCGCCAGGGTAAGGGGGGACGTACACATCTCGTCAGCCCTGCCGTCGCAGCGGCCACTGCCATCACCGGTCGCCTGACCTCTCCCGCCGACCTGATCGGAGTCTGA
- a CDS encoding IclR family transcriptional regulator, whose protein sequence is MDEEGSGVGVLDKAAALLTALETSPLTLAGLVGATGLARPTAHRLAVALEHHRLVTRDLQGRFVLGPRLVELASSAAEDPLLATAGPILTRLRDITGESAQLFRRQGDVRICSAAVERPSGLRDTVPLGSQLSMTAGSAAQVLLAWEEPENIPRLVKDATFTMVSLQQVRRRGWAQSVAEREPGVASVSAPVLSPSGKIIAAVSVSGPIERLSRQPGRVHAPAVMAAAERLSEVLRHNGAN, encoded by the coding sequence ATGGACGAAGAAGGAAGCGGGGTAGGAGTCCTCGACAAGGCGGCAGCGCTGCTGACCGCCTTGGAGACCAGCCCTCTGACGCTCGCCGGCCTGGTGGGCGCCACCGGGCTGGCGCGACCGACGGCACACCGGCTGGCAGTCGCCCTGGAGCATCATCGTCTCGTCACCAGAGACCTCCAGGGACGTTTTGTCCTGGGCCCACGACTCGTCGAACTGGCAAGTTCAGCGGCCGAGGATCCCCTGCTGGCCACAGCTGGCCCCATCCTCACGCGCCTGCGGGACATCACCGGAGAGTCAGCGCAGCTGTTCCGCCGCCAGGGAGATGTACGTATCTGTTCCGCAGCCGTGGAACGTCCCTCGGGACTGCGTGACACCGTCCCCTTGGGATCACAGCTGTCAATGACGGCGGGCTCGGCCGCCCAGGTCTTGCTGGCATGGGAAGAGCCAGAGAACATACCCCGGCTCGTCAAGGATGCCACGTTCACCATGGTCTCCCTGCAACAGGTGCGCAGGCGAGGTTGGGCACAGTCGGTGGCCGAGCGCGAGCCAGGCGTGGCCTCGGTGTCCGCTCCTGTCCTGTCGCCTTCGGGAAAGATCATCGCAGCGGTGAGCGTCTCCGGTCCCATCGAGCGCTTGAGCCGGCAGCCAGGCCGGGTCCATGCACCGGCCGTGATGGCTGCGGCTGAACGCCTGAGCGAGGTGCTTCGCCACAACGGCGCAAACTGA
- a CDS encoding asparaginase: MMDVLLGVVGRGWVAESHHRGRVSVVRKDGRILLALGDMGVPTLPRSAVKPFQAIAMLRGGLDLENQLLALAAASHLGQSIHTEGALRILELSGLGTSDFQHTADFPGDPASLGAWLASGRGKEALAHNCSGKHAAMLRTCLIAGWPTDGYRDPLHPLQRLIRATIEEYCGVIGEPVVDGCTAPAFVTTLPGLARGFACWAAEQEGPGKRLADAFRRYPEYTSSTTHPVVRLMQQVPGAVGKVGAEGILAVGLPEGIGVAVKISDGAGRGRFEVMDAILTRLGHPVTSSPGEVRISSELSEALAR, translated from the coding sequence ATGATGGATGTGCTTCTGGGAGTCGTTGGTCGGGGCTGGGTAGCTGAGAGTCATCATCGTGGCCGGGTCAGCGTCGTCCGGAAAGACGGGAGGATACTGCTGGCACTGGGAGATATGGGGGTGCCGACGCTGCCGAGGTCTGCTGTGAAACCCTTTCAGGCGATCGCGATGCTGCGCGGTGGGCTGGACCTGGAGAATCAGCTGTTGGCCTTGGCCGCAGCTTCGCATCTTGGCCAGTCGATCCACACAGAAGGGGCACTTCGTATCCTTGAGCTGAGTGGCCTGGGCACATCTGATTTCCAGCACACCGCAGACTTTCCCGGTGACCCGGCGTCGCTGGGGGCCTGGCTGGCCTCTGGCCGTGGCAAGGAGGCGCTGGCCCATAACTGCTCCGGCAAACATGCAGCGATGCTGCGTACCTGCCTGATCGCAGGCTGGCCGACCGATGGCTACCGTGATCCGTTGCATCCCCTGCAACGACTCATCAGAGCGACCATCGAGGAATACTGTGGGGTGATCGGAGAACCGGTGGTGGACGGATGCACGGCACCGGCTTTCGTCACCACCCTGCCTGGCCTCGCCCGAGGCTTTGCGTGCTGGGCAGCTGAACAGGAAGGGCCTGGTAAACGCCTCGCGGATGCCTTCCGCCGGTATCCCGAGTACACATCCTCCACCACTCATCCGGTGGTCCGGCTCATGCAGCAAGTGCCCGGCGCCGTTGGCAAGGTGGGCGCGGAGGGAATCCTCGCCGTGGGGCTGCCAGAGGGCATCGGAGTGGCCGTGAAGATCTCCGATGGCGCCGGGCGTGGGCGGTTTGAGGTGATGGACGCCATCCTCACACGCCTGGGACATCCGGTGACAAGCAGCCCCGGGGAGGTGCGTATCAGCTCCGAGCTGTCAGAAGCCCTCGCCCGATGA
- a CDS encoding CPBP family intramembrane glutamic endopeptidase, whose product MNSWPPGPGLRHPLALRGEDPLRLTLGLSATLLAFLVAVQLVAQAVLGAGWLLRGQPDFSQYRSQALAYKLPDGLVATHLGIGSLLLVVLLIYRYWHGRQHQWVISVQPGGRWRYLLICFVVAAVVFNASLWLARGGDMAWSEPQPGWSVYLLLVLITSPLQAAAEEFFFRGYLQQTIGSLTGRSWVGIVSSALVFAVLHGGQNAALFVHRLGFGLIAGVLVWATGGLEAAIAAHVVNNVFAFTYSLFTGGIVALKAMTAISWGVALVDLVGFAVFGSIAWWLGLRLRVAILTP is encoded by the coding sequence GTGAACAGTTGGCCTCCCGGGCCTGGGCTCAGGCATCCGCTGGCTCTGCGGGGCGAGGATCCGCTCCGGTTGACGCTCGGTCTTTCCGCCACGCTGCTGGCGTTTCTCGTCGCGGTGCAGCTGGTGGCTCAGGCTGTGCTGGGAGCCGGATGGCTCCTCCGGGGCCAGCCGGATTTCTCGCAGTACCGCTCCCAGGCACTGGCCTACAAACTTCCCGACGGGCTCGTCGCGACTCACCTGGGCATCGGGAGCCTGCTGCTGGTGGTTCTTCTGATCTATAGGTATTGGCATGGCAGGCAGCACCAGTGGGTGATCTCCGTCCAGCCCGGGGGACGCTGGCGTTATCTGCTGATCTGCTTCGTGGTGGCGGCAGTCGTGTTCAACGCCAGCCTGTGGCTGGCCAGAGGCGGCGACATGGCCTGGAGTGAGCCCCAGCCTGGCTGGTCCGTCTATCTGCTCCTCGTGCTGATCACCTCGCCGCTCCAGGCGGCTGCAGAGGAGTTCTTCTTCCGTGGCTATCTGCAGCAGACCATCGGTTCCCTGACGGGGCGATCCTGGGTTGGAATCGTTTCCTCCGCGCTTGTCTTCGCTGTCCTGCATGGCGGACAGAACGCGGCCCTGTTCGTCCACCGTCTTGGATTCGGCCTGATCGCAGGAGTCCTGGTGTGGGCCACCGGTGGGCTGGAGGCAGCGATTGCCGCTCACGTGGTCAATAACGTCTTCGCCTTCACCTATTCTCTGTTCACAGGCGGCATCGTTGCGCTCAAGGCGATGACAGCCATCTCCTGGGGTGTGGCACTGGTTGATCTTGTTGGCTTTGCAGTCTTCGGCTCCATCGCATGGTGGCTTGGACTAAGGCTGAGGGTGGCGATCCTCACACCCTAG
- a CDS encoding fumarylacetoacetate hydrolase family protein, which produces MRIARFAAAGKDPAYGIIELEVDGGENPETIAAITGDPLAGVPVNYTGARHDLSDVRLLAPVIPRSKIVAVGRNYADHAIEQGAVVPAEPMLFLKPNTCVIGPNEPIVRPDGCEDLHYEGELAIIIGRICKQVPEERVADVVFGYTIANDVTARDWQREGDQWFRAKGSDTFCPLGPWINTHFTLAEAGHLAIETRLGDEVLQRGNTAQMVRGISDLVTYISSFTTLLPGDVILTGTPAGVGPMADGDVVSVEIDGLGVLSNPVTSA; this is translated from the coding sequence ATGCGTATAGCCCGTTTCGCCGCTGCCGGCAAGGATCCTGCCTATGGCATCATCGAGTTGGAGGTCGACGGCGGGGAGAACCCCGAGACCATCGCAGCGATAACGGGGGACCCTCTGGCAGGGGTGCCCGTCAACTACACGGGAGCCAGGCACGACCTCTCCGATGTCAGGCTGCTGGCTCCGGTCATTCCCCGCAGCAAGATCGTGGCAGTTGGGCGCAACTACGCTGACCATGCCATTGAGCAGGGGGCGGTTGTTCCAGCGGAGCCGATGCTCTTCCTCAAACCGAATACCTGCGTGATTGGGCCCAATGAGCCGATAGTGCGTCCTGATGGCTGCGAAGACCTGCACTACGAGGGGGAACTCGCCATCATCATCGGAAGGATCTGTAAGCAGGTGCCAGAGGAGCGGGTCGCGGATGTGGTGTTCGGGTACACCATCGCCAATGACGTGACTGCGCGCGACTGGCAGAGGGAAGGAGACCAGTGGTTCCGGGCCAAGGGCAGTGATACCTTCTGTCCTCTCGGACCCTGGATCAATACCCACTTTACTCTGGCAGAGGCTGGTCATCTTGCGATCGAGACCCGGCTCGGTGACGAGGTGCTTCAGCGTGGGAACACCGCCCAGATGGTCAGGGGCATCTCTGACCTGGTCACCTACATCTCCTCTTTCACGACTCTGCTTCCAGGGGACGTCATTCTCACAGGCACTCCCGCTGGGGTGGGGCCGATGGCAGACGGAGACGTGGTGTCTGTGGAGATCGATGGACTCGGGGTGCTCAGCAATCCCGTGACCTCCGCGTGA
- a CDS encoding 3-isopropylmalate dehydrogenase, which produces MAKQTLAVIGGDGIGPEVTAEALKVLEAVAGADTFHKVHFDLGAENWLRTGEVLPNSVLEELRTADAILLGAVGAAPGSHTIPSGLLERGLLLRLRFDFDHAINLRPSRLYSGVPTPLSSEVTAKGEIDFIVVREGTEGLYCGNGGAVRPGTPQEIATEVSVNTAFGVERVLRDAFQRAQARRGRLTLLHKHNVLVNAGGLWRRLFDQLGEEFPGVERSYLHIDAAMIALVVDPSQFDVIVTDNLFGDIVTDLAAAVTGGIGLAASANINPSGEYPSMFEPVHGSAPDIAGQGIADPTAAISSVALLLAHLGYPELARRVDDAVAIDIASRRPGPVRTAEVGDRIAAAAAS; this is translated from the coding sequence ATGGCAAAACAGACCTTGGCAGTGATCGGTGGCGACGGCATCGGACCGGAGGTGACCGCCGAGGCGCTCAAGGTGCTTGAGGCCGTGGCCGGGGCCGATACTTTCCACAAGGTCCACTTCGATCTCGGAGCGGAGAACTGGCTGCGCACCGGAGAGGTCCTTCCCAACTCGGTCCTGGAGGAGCTCAGAACTGCTGACGCCATTCTCCTAGGGGCTGTGGGCGCCGCTCCTGGTTCTCACACTATTCCGAGCGGCCTCCTGGAACGGGGGTTGCTACTGAGGCTGCGTTTCGATTTCGACCACGCGATCAACCTGCGCCCATCACGTCTCTACTCCGGTGTGCCCACTCCCCTATCCTCTGAGGTGACAGCCAAGGGCGAAATCGATTTCATCGTCGTGCGTGAGGGAACAGAGGGGCTCTACTGCGGGAACGGCGGGGCCGTGCGCCCAGGAACGCCCCAGGAAATCGCCACCGAGGTGTCAGTGAACACTGCCTTCGGTGTGGAACGGGTACTTCGTGACGCCTTCCAGAGGGCTCAGGCGCGGCGTGGCAGGCTCACCCTGCTCCATAAGCACAACGTCCTGGTCAACGCGGGTGGTCTGTGGAGACGCCTGTTCGATCAGCTCGGCGAGGAATTCCCTGGCGTCGAGCGCAGCTACCTGCACATCGACGCGGCCATGATCGCGCTGGTGGTTGATCCATCGCAGTTCGACGTCATCGTCACTGACAATCTGTTCGGTGACATCGTCACGGATCTAGCGGCGGCAGTCACGGGCGGCATCGGACTAGCCGCCTCGGCAAACATCAATCCGTCCGGAGAATATCCATCGATGTTTGAGCCTGTCCATGGTTCCGCGCCAGACATCGCAGGCCAGGGCATCGCCGATCCGACCGCAGCCATCAGCTCTGTCGCCCTACTATTGGCTCATCTTGGCTACCCGGAGCTGGCCAGGCGTGTTGACGACGCGGTTGCCATTGACATCGCCTCACGCCGTCCCGGCCCCGTCCGGACTGCTGAAGTCGGCGACCGGATTGCAGCGGCAGCTGCGAGCTGA
- a CDS encoding flotillin family protein, giving the protein MNNFSSLVTGVGGIVLLVALVIWLIASRYRVARPNEAYIITGQKGKAVTNPETGLVSTDLSGQKVIMGGGVFVIPLIQRLHVLDLSSRRIMVQIRNAVSGQGIKLNLDGVAIVKVGGNEDSIRAAAQRFLMQQEEIETFTQETLAGALRSIVGGLSVEQIIRDRAAFAQRVADESEASLTGQGLVLDTFQIQDITDDGSYLSDLGRPESAKVGQIAAIAEADARREAEQARLAAEQEIAISERALVLKEAEIKAETDAARAQADAAGPLAQADRDQAILTEQEKVAVRQAALKDRQLDTEVRKPADAKRYETETAAQGRRNSEIFEAEARKAAAIANAEAQAETARLTGEGEKQRRAALAEAEAIEGARRGEAEKARRIAEADAIRAEGEAKAAAALAVGTAEAEAMEKRAAAFANYNEAAVLQMLIEVLPQVAEKVAAPMGSIDKLTVVSTEGAAALPRQVNDNVLQTVEMIKNTTGIDLLDMLRGRVTDDVLQGEAAD; this is encoded by the coding sequence ATGAATAATTTCTCCTCCCTGGTTACCGGAGTAGGCGGCATAGTTCTACTGGTCGCCTTGGTGATCTGGCTGATTGCCAGCAGGTACCGGGTGGCTCGTCCGAACGAGGCCTACATCATCACGGGCCAGAAGGGCAAGGCGGTCACCAACCCCGAGACCGGTCTGGTTTCCACCGACCTGTCCGGTCAGAAGGTCATCATGGGTGGCGGCGTCTTTGTGATCCCGCTGATCCAGCGTTTGCACGTACTCGACCTGTCCAGCCGTCGTATCATGGTCCAGATCCGCAATGCGGTCTCCGGACAGGGCATTAAATTGAACCTTGACGGTGTCGCCATAGTGAAGGTGGGTGGCAATGAGGACTCCATCCGCGCTGCCGCCCAGCGTTTCCTGATGCAGCAGGAGGAGATCGAAACCTTTACGCAGGAGACCCTTGCGGGTGCGCTCCGCTCCATCGTCGGTGGTCTTTCCGTAGAGCAGATCATCCGTGACCGCGCAGCTTTTGCGCAGCGGGTGGCTGATGAGTCCGAGGCCTCGCTGACCGGCCAGGGTCTGGTACTCGACACCTTCCAGATCCAGGACATCACCGATGACGGCTCCTACCTGTCAGACCTGGGACGTCCTGAGTCCGCCAAGGTTGGCCAGATCGCAGCCATTGCTGAGGCCGATGCTCGGCGTGAGGCTGAGCAGGCGAGGCTCGCGGCCGAACAGGAGATCGCCATCTCGGAACGAGCGCTGGTGCTGAAGGAGGCCGAGATCAAGGCCGAGACGGATGCTGCCCGCGCTCAGGCGGATGCGGCCGGACCACTGGCCCAGGCAGACCGCGACCAGGCAATCCTCACCGAGCAGGAGAAGGTCGCCGTGCGCCAGGCCGCGTTGAAGGACCGCCAGCTCGACACCGAAGTCCGCAAGCCCGCCGATGCGAAGCGGTACGAGACCGAGACCGCCGCCCAGGGACGGCGTAACTCCGAGATCTTCGAGGCCGAGGCTCGCAAGGCTGCTGCCATTGCCAATGCTGAGGCCCAGGCCGAGACCGCACGCCTCACCGGTGAGGGTGAGAAACAACGCCGTGCGGCACTCGCTGAGGCCGAGGCTATCGAGGGTGCCCGCCGTGGTGAGGCTGAGAAGGCACGTCGTATCGCCGAAGCTGATGCCATCCGCGCAGAAGGCGAGGCAAAGGCTGCCGCAGCCCTCGCCGTCGGTACGGCCGAGGCCGAGGCCATGGAGAAACGGGCAGCTGCCTTCGCGAACTACAACGAGGCCGCGGTGCTACAGATGCTCATCGAGGTCCTGCCGCAGGTCGCCGAGAAGGTCGCTGCTCCCATGGGCAGCATCGACAAGCTCACTGTCGTCTCCACGGAAGGGGCGGCCGCGCTGCCCCGGCAGGTCAATGACAACGTGTTGCAGACCGTCGAGATGATTAAGAACACCACCGGCATCGACCTGTTGGACATGTTGCGTGGCCGCGTGACGGACGACGTGCTCCAGGGTGAGGCCGCCGACTGA
- a CDS encoding NfeD family protein: MSVFLILGIAGVMVLLVSLILGDLLDSALHFDGLDSEVFSTSVIAAFVGAFGFGGVAVHEFTDSVWLASLVGLVAGSLAGWGAVALTRWLKRAETGQALRSDHLVGAEARVITDIPEGGFGEIRIGTHKRAARAELPIPAGTPVWVSGVLSPTAVEVRPTADEPPQY, encoded by the coding sequence GTGAGCGTTTTCCTGATCCTCGGGATCGCAGGGGTCATGGTCCTGTTGGTGTCCCTGATCCTGGGGGATCTGCTGGATTCCGCCCTTCACTTCGACGGTCTGGATTCCGAGGTTTTCTCCACCTCGGTCATCGCTGCTTTCGTCGGGGCCTTCGGGTTCGGCGGGGTGGCCGTTCATGAATTCACGGACAGCGTGTGGCTGGCCTCCCTGGTCGGTCTGGTCGCAGGAAGCCTGGCCGGTTGGGGAGCGGTGGCCCTCACCCGCTGGTTGAAACGCGCGGAAACCGGGCAGGCGCTTCGCAGCGACCACTTGGTCGGGGCGGAGGCCCGCGTCATCACGGACATTCCGGAAGGTGGTTTTGGTGAAATCCGGATCGGCACCCACAAGCGTGCGGCGCGGGCTGAACTGCCGATCCCCGCGGGAACCCCGGTCTGGGTTTCCGGTGTCCTGTCCCCCACAGCCGTTGAGGTTCGTCCCACCGCCGATGAACCTCCCCAGTACTGA